Proteins from a genomic interval of Papaver somniferum cultivar HN1 chromosome 4, ASM357369v1, whole genome shotgun sequence:
- the LOC113271975 gene encoding paramyosin-like: MANLVETRLVREKVKKDEALIKSLEKDLKEEKEHSSKQSLKMEKLLTALLDDMRALMTQNDCYVSENIILNEKVETLFSQVDRLSIDCSRNEELNQRLHDDNERLKTLHLSSTTSYKRLEEDYKRVISSKSKVVANLRISCDKVTDLNEEVNCLKTKVDILQAQLDNYPRPKPVNPSSQANPPGSRKNKGALTIQYDKDTSNFGHSKGWDNAYHELCVWVQDSDLRISELNHLYTDIQENLNTTLLHWEESEERHKSQVLRLSNERNESRLEASRLKNEVGNLNTDLEEMIETSAKVAKLARKNTQNYLVPLFDAYCDEHDIRQPTFPLEVFSDGEQPKEDEIALGEEEEFSEDGEDQKVVDTKNMGEKPKGASASTDAGLGGACHQIPETTVTDNTSSQQ; the protein is encoded by the exons ATGGCCAACCTTGTGGAGACTAGACTTGTTCGCGAGAAAGTTAAGAAGGACGAGGCTCTGATCAAGTCTTTGGAGAAGGATCTCAAAGAGGAAAAGGAGCACTCCAGCAAGCAAAGTCTGAAAATGGAAAAGCTTTTGA CTGCCTTGCTAGATGATATGCGTGCTCTTATGACCCAGAATGATTGTTATGTGTCCGaaaacataattttgaatgaGAAGGTCGAGACTCTTTTCTCTCAAGTAGATCGTCTGTCAATTGACTGTTCGCGTAATGAGGAACTGAATCAGCGTCTCCATGATGATAATGAGCGTCTCAA GACTCTCCACCTTTCGTCGACAACTTCTTACAAGAGGTTGGAAGAAGATTACAAACGTGTCATCAGCAGTAAAAGCAAGGTTGTAGCTAATCTTCGCATATCTTGCGATAAAGTGACTGATTTGAATGAGGAGGTTAACTGTTTGAAGACGAAAGTggatattcttcaagctcagttAGACAACTACCCTCGCCCGAAGCCCGTTAATCCTTCCTCCCAAGCCAATCCCCCGGGTTCTCGTAAAAACAAGGGTGCCCTCACCATCCAGTATGATAAAGATACTTCAAATTTTGGTCATAGTAAAGGCTGGGATAATGCATATCACGAGTTATGTGTTTGGGTCCAAGATTCAGATCTAAGAATCTCCGAGTTGAATCATTTGTATACCGATATTCAAGAGAATTTGAATACCACCCTTTTGCATTGGGAAG AATCCGAAGAGCGCCACAAGAGCCAAGTCCTACGCCTTTCCAACGAAAGGAATGAATCTCGCTTGGAGGCTTCTCGCCTAAAAAATGAGGTGGGTAACTTGAACACTGATTTGGAAGAGATGATAGAAACTTCCGCGAAGGTAGCCAAGCTAGCTCGCAAGAATACCCAGAACTATCTGGTTCCTCTTTTCGATGCTTACTGTGATGAGCACGACATCCGTCAGCCTACCTTTCCTTTGGAGGTGTTCTCTGATGGTGAACAACCAAAAGAGGACGAAATCGCCCTAGGCGAAGAAGAGGAGTTTTCTGAAGATGGCGAGGACCAGAAGGTCGTTGACACGAAGAACATGGGAGAAAAGCCCAAGGGAGCTTCTGCTAGTACTGATGCTGGTCTTGGGGGAGCGTGTCATCAGATCCCTGAAACAACCGTTACCGATAACACCTCTTCTCAGCAATAG